The following DNA comes from Camelina sativa cultivar DH55 chromosome 14, Cs, whole genome shotgun sequence.
cctaatattatatataatgaaatatatatttatatttagttaattttatcagaaaagttaaaataaaataaaattgaaaccaTATGCAAAGTGGTAATAGAtaagatcacatatttataattttaataatattattaattaatttaaaaagcaCATTGGGTTATTTGTTCGGTTTTAGATTGAAGTGTaggattgggtttggtttagatcgatttgagtttggttagtttggtttagtttggttcggtttggtttaaatgCCCACTCCTAAATAAAAGAACTAAAGAATAACTGATTTAATTACTtatctaatcaatatataaaaccTCATGGAGGACATAACTGGTTAAGAAAACTACAAGGAATGAAATTTTAGACGcatgatttattaaaatatagtttataaaaTGGTACATTACTCAAGAGCATAAACACAAAATAACATACCCATTCCTTTAACCTAACTCCGATGATAGTCTCTATTATCTTCTCCATTAGTTTTGCTCCTGATTCTTCTTACGATGTCTCCCACTATGGAGCTTAGATGCTTGACTTGAGTAGATTTGGATCGTTAACATTAAGATCATCAACATGGTCACAAAGACATAGACTTTACTATGATTGTAACGTTCTCCAAAACCTTGGATTTCAAAAGGTCGGAAAGTTTTCCTCTCTGGattgaagtagaaaacataaaatggtCGTCCAGATGTAAAACTGCCCATCGACAAAACAATTTCACCTATAGCAGTCGCTCCAACGACGAAAACATtatgaaatgtgaaattatCACCCTTCAGATTGTAGGCATATTTTGACCATTCCTGTTTCTCTACATCTTCTAGAACCCACAACCGCAACTCAATGGCATTATCATCATAACTGTCATAATAAATCACACCTAATTTGCCTTTATATTTGATCAGTTGACAAAATTTTTCCGGGTAAATAAACTTGAATGtctcagacctaacatcaaagcaaactatcacTAAATCAGGCATCTTCTCAGATGTGTCACCTAAGTCAAAATCAGACGTGTCACCTACgtaatacaaaaccccattgatgcatatcccttCACTCGCAATCTCATGTATTATGGGACATTTTATCCTTTTCCACTTCATTTCTTCGGTTCCTAATGTCAGAATTTGATGATCATCAGGACCAGAAGGATAAGCCATGAAGAATACCTTGAATTGCTTGTCAATCggatcaaacccaaaaaagctAAATGCCTTTCTATACCTTTGCAGATAAGGTAAGGCCGCATATCTTCCTGTTATTGGGTTACATATGACAGGCACTCCATAGGAATCTGTCGGTTTGATCCACATACCATAGAAATAGGTCAAACCAGAGGCGTAGCCACATGAAAATTGCCGGTCACGACTAGGATAGATCTTCATATTTCCTGGAGGGAATTTCATATGAAAGTTGGCAGCTACCTCAAGAGGAGAAGATGACTTCTCATAGGGACGACTATGATGTTGAGGCAACGAGAAGAAGCTCCACATATTAATTTGTTCGAGGGCAAATAAGAGACGCGGCTGAACCAAGGACCTGGTCAGGAACAACTCTGTGAAAGATGGACAACGAAGCATTGATGCCCATTGCTTCGACACGCAATGGAACCTTGTGATTGACTTTG
Coding sequences within:
- the LOC104743901 gene encoding LOW QUALITY PROTEIN: putative F-box protein At1g47300 (The sequence of the model RefSeq protein was modified relative to this genomic sequence to represent the inferred CDS: inserted 1 base in 1 codon), whose product is MVSDSIPTELILEILLRLPAKSITRFHCVSKQWASMLRCPSFTELFLTRSLVQPRLLFALEQINMWSFFSLPQHHSRPYEKSSSPLEVAANFHMKFPPGNMKIYPSRDRQFSCGYASGLTYFYGMWIKPTDSYGVPVICNPITGRYAALPYLQRYRKAFSFFGFDPIDKQFKEWSKYAYNLKGDNFTFHNVFVVGATAIERKTFRPFEIQGFGERYNHSKVYVFXDHVDDLNVNDPNLLKSSI